Within Fimbriiglobus ruber, the genomic segment CGAGCACCGCGAGGGCCGGGAGGGCGAGGTACGCCTCGTCGCACCCGAGGGCGGCCGCGCCTTGCCGCACTAGCGACGCCCACGGCTCGGGCAGAGCGTCGGTCGGGAACGGCTGCCACGGGGCGAGCGGGACGTACTTCGCGTCCGGCGTGGCCGAGGGGGAAGAATTGTCGGCCCCGGTACGGACCTTCGCCCCGAGCCACTCGCGAACGGTGTCGACGATTGCCTTGCCGCGGTCCCCGAGCAGGTCGATCAGCTTGGGCCACCCGGTCGCGGGCTCGCCGCCCGCGATCCGGTCGGCCGTCCCGGCCACATTTCGGACCCGGTCGGCGGTCTCCTCGTCGTCGGTCGCGGCGGCGACGGCGGCGACGAAGGTTTCCACCCGGGTGATGTCCCACCCCTGGCGGAGGAGGCCGCCGGCCAGGGCCAGGTGGGCAAAGTGCCGACTCCCCCGGCCCGGCCAGTACCGGGCCAACAGAGCCGATGCCGCGATCGACCGGACGGCAGCCAGCAACACATCCGCGGCGGCCTCGCCCGGTTCCCCGTTCCGGTCCCATGCGAGCTGTTCGCCCCCGGGGTGCCGGCTCGGCGGAACGACCGTCTGGCCTCCGGTGGACCGGAGTTCGACCACCATCCCGCGGACGTCCTCCTTCTGGAAGAGTGGATCGGCGAACGACTCGGCCGCCTTCTTGGGCGGGTCGGGGCAGCGATACCACCAATGGGACGCGGGCGCGGACGGGCGGCCCGAGATCATCTCGGTCGGGGGCAGGAAGAACCGGGCGACGGCCACGGCCTCGGGGCAGTCGAGGTCGACGTCGACCAAGTTGGCCGGGTCGCCGAGGAGTAACCCAATGGCCCGTTCCCGGAATGGGGTCAGGTCGGTCGGATCGGCCCGGAATGCGGTCCACCCGTTGCCGACCGGCTTCTTGGTATTGGGCCAGACCGGGACCGGCCAGAATCGCCGGTCGAGGTAAGTGGCGGCCGCGGCCCGGGTGTCCAGGACGCCGTTCGCGTGGGGGTCAATTGTCATGGGTGGCAATCTCCACGGGTAAAGGTTCGGGAACGAGTAGGTGCAGGCCGTCGGCGGACGCCTGCGGGTGTGGGGCGTTGTGGGGGTCCGACAGGAACCCGCGGACCGCGGGTTCTGTGGCCGGCTCACGGGGCACGGGGCAAGTGGCGGCGGTCATCGGCCGGCCCTCCGCACGGGCTTGTGACTCGCGACCGGCGGGTCCGTCTCGACGCGGACGGCGTCGGGGCCGAACCCGCGGGTCAGGAAGCCGACGAACAGGCACCCGAGGTCGCGGCCGGCGGGGGTTCCGGCCGGGACCTCGACGATCATCCGGCGCCGGTCGACGCGGGGGCCGGCGTCGAGCCGGGCCCGGGCCCCGTGCAGGCTCTCGGCCGCCCACCCGGCCAGGGTCAGGGCGGCGGTCGCGTCCGCGGCCGGGACGTCCGGGGACACCAGGTAGCGATAAAAACGAGTCATAATCGATCCTTTTATGTCTGAAATTAGTCGGCTACTAAGTAAATATGCGATCCGCGTCCGAGGTGACTCGCGGATCCTCAAAAATTTCCGAACCCGTGGTCCTCGAACCGAGCCCGGAGGCGGGCGACCCGCCGGCGGAGGGTCGACGGGGAGATCCCCAGGGCCCGGGCGGCCGCGGCCTTCGACCCGGTCGCGGCGAGAACGGCGGCCAAGTCGCGCATGTCGTCGGACACGGCGGCCAACACTGTCGCGACGTCCGCGACGTCCCCCCGCCAGGACGACAAGTCGGGGATCCGGTCGAGATCGACACCGTCGGTGACTCGACCACGATCCCGCTTGGCCGCCGTCTGCTTGCGGTGAAGTTCGGCGGCCGTCCGGTAGAGGACGGTGGCGGCGAACGGCTCGGCCGGCCCGCGGGCCGGGTCGAACCGGTCCCACCGGCGGATGAGAGCCACGGCCAGCTCCTGGGCCGCGTCCTCCCGGTCGTGGGCGGCCGCGACGCCGTAGCCGGCGACTTTCGCGGCGAACGACCGGATCATGGCCCGGACGGCGGGCGGGAACTCGGGCTGGGGCACGGCGAACTCCACCCGGCCTTCGGGGGGCGTGGGGCGACGGCGCGCGGCGGGGCGGGGACGAACGCGCGTG encodes:
- a CDS encoding sigma factor, with the translated sequence MPQPEFPPAVRAMIRSFAAKVAGYGVAAAHDREDAAQELAVALIRRWDRFDPARGPAEPFAATVLYRTAAELHRKQTAAKRDRGRVTDGVDLDRIPDLSSWRGDVADVATVLAAVSDDMRDLAAVLAATGSKAAAARALGISPSTLRRRVARLRARFEDHGFGNF